One stretch of Arachis duranensis cultivar V14167 chromosome 1, aradu.V14167.gnm2.J7QH, whole genome shotgun sequence DNA includes these proteins:
- the LOC127748305 gene encoding uncharacterized protein LOC127748305 yields MDREVHNHERADGNNAIPERRVLGSYINPTSGNCGSSIQKPPIQANNFELKPQLISLVEDHCSFGGSANEDPNQHLTKFLRIYDTVKSNGVQEDAYKLLLFPFSLRDKAAKWLESFPRDSLTTWDEVESKKKTVEEAIEVIETVAENEYYYASERHNTKGVMELNHVDTILAQNKVFAKQLAELTRKLGTSQVAAIHTQDQEEDISELKSFRDDVRSTLRNHGEKLKWMESRVGELSQQAPKSTAVFPSDTEKNPKGEQKGERWEECKAITILKEVLEEEGIRPSEQEPEILKEGVEEAKQESELEQAKELHNEGMLETYQPRAPFPQRLGGGEKGKTYSRFLETFKSLHINIPFLEILQQMPTHIKYLKELLSKKRVLKGGQTVIMNKECSALIKKDIVSKKTDPGSFHIPCIIGETKIDRGFCDLGASINVMPLTLMKRLQLNGVRSTDVIIQLADKTQKQAEWVVENVLVKVGNYFFPTDFVILDMEESYLHPIILGRPFLATARALIDVEQGELILRVHDEQLIFHVFKPASEPEPELEKPKDDSSHLCLEESNPAAETLKQSLEGKQELQELKPQESIETDQKDPPGIRVNEEILKREGRIVKKLPRGWKREKEEL; encoded by the exons atggatagagaagttcacaacCATGAGAGAGCTGATGGAAACAATGCCATTCCTGAGAGGAGGGTTCTTGGTTCATACATAAACCCAACCTCTGGGAATTGTGGTAGCAGCATTCAAAAACCACCCATTCAGGCCAACAATTTCGAACTCAAACCACAGCTAATATCACTGGTGGAGGATCATTGTTCATTTGGTGGGAGTGCTAATGAAGACCCAAACCAACATCTCACAAAATTCCTGAGAATTTAcgacactgtgaagtccaatggagtccaggaAGATGCCTACaaactgctcttgttcccattttcacttagggacAAGGCAGCTAAGTGGCTAGAATCATTCCCAAGGGATAGCCTAACAACCTGGGATGAAGTGGAAAGCAA GAAAAAGACTGTGGAAGAAGCCATTGAAGTGATTGAGACAGTGGCTGAGAATGAGTACTACTATGCTTCAGAGAGACACAACACTAAGGGAgtcatggagctgaaccatgttgataCAATTCTAGCCCAAAACAAGGTGTTTGCCAAGCAACTAGCAGAGCTCACCAGGAAATTAGGAACAAGTCAAGTGGCTGCAATACACacacaagatcaagaggag GACATAAGTGAGTTGAAAAGCTTTAGGGATGATGTGAGATCGACCTTAAGGAACCATGGTGAAAAACTCAAGTGGATGGAGTCTCGAGTAGGAGAGCTATCTCAACAGGCCCCCAAGTCAACTGCAGTGTTCCCTAGTGACACAGAAAAGAATCCTAAAGGGGAACAAAAGGGAgagagatgggaagaatgcaaagcCATCACCATATTGAAGGAAGTcttagaagaagaaggaatcagACCCTCAGAACAGGAGCCAGAAATCTTGAAGGAAGGTGTGGAAGAAGCTAAGCAGGAAAGTGAACTTGAGCAAGCCAAGGAACTGCACAATGAAGGCATGCTGGAAACTTACCAACCAAGAGCACCATTTCCTCAGAGGTTAGGAGgaggtgaaaaagggaaaacataTTCAAGGTTTTTAGAGACATTTAAGTCTCTCCATATCAATATTCCCTTTCTTGAGATTCTCCAGCAGATGCCTACACATATCAAGTAtttgaaggaattgctgagcaagaaaagagtTTTGAAGGGAGGACAAACTGTAATAATGAACAAAGAATGCAGTGCCCTCATCAAGAAGGACATAGTCTCTAAGAAAACAGACCCAGGAAGTTTTCAtatcccctgcatcataggggaaacaaaaattgacagaggatTCTGTGATCTGGGAGCTAGCATAAATGTGATGCCTCTGACTCTTATGAAGAGGCTACAACTGAATGGGGTGAGATCCACTGATGTAATCATACaactggctgacaaaactcagaAGCAAGCTGAATGGGTAGTTGAGAATGTGCTGGTGAAAGTGGGAAATTATTTCTTccccacagactttgtcattTTGGACATGGAGGAAAGCTACCTACACCctatcattctgggaaggccatttctagCCACTGCTAGAGCGCTCATAGATGTAGAACAAGGAGAGCTAATCTTGAGAGTACATGATGAACAGCTCATTTTCCATGTTTTCAAACCTGCATCTGAGCCTGAACCAGAACTTGAAAAGCCTAAGGATGATAGCAGCCATCTGTGTTTGGAGGAAAGCAATCCAGCAGCTGAAACTCTGAAACAGTCCTTGGAAGGCAAACAAGAATTGCAAGAGTTAAAGCCACAAGAATCAATAGAAACAGATCAGAAGGATCCTCCTGGCATAAGGGTCAATGAAGAAATCCTCAAGAGAGAGGGAAGAATTGTAAAGAAATTGCCAAGAGGGTGgaaaagagagaaggaagaattGTAA